A stretch of the Clostridium botulinum genome encodes the following:
- the spoIIIAC gene encoding stage III sporulation protein AC translates to MLDVSLIFKIAAVSILIIILDKILESTGKKDYAVIANLAGIIIVLMMVINLINKLFSTVKTMFQF, encoded by the coding sequence TTGTTGGATGTGAGCTTGATTTTTAAAATTGCAGCTGTAAGTATACTTATAATTATTCTTGATAAAATATTAGAAAGCACAGGAAAAAAAGATTATGCAGTAATAGCAAATTTAGCAGGAATAATTATTGTTTTAATGATGGTAATAAATTTAATAAATAAATTATTTAGTACTGTAAAAACAATGTTTCAATTTTAG
- the spoIIIAB gene encoding stage III sporulation protein SpoIIIAB gives MYLKILGCALVLISSSLLGFIYGQNLKKRFFQLKEVEQALYQLKNEMLYSHNSLPDIFNNVSEKCDEPICDIFKEISKLLYNQEVESVYEAFKKSLVNHSLKLNLKKYDIDIILNLSKSLGEADIDGQQSMLTLTLRNINSQLDSAEKVMQKNIKMYRYLGFSLGAILVIMML, from the coding sequence ATGTATTTAAAAATACTAGGATGTGCTTTAGTTTTAATATCATCATCTCTTTTAGGGTTTATATATGGACAAAATCTAAAAAAAAGATTTTTTCAATTAAAAGAAGTTGAACAAGCTTTATATCAATTAAAAAATGAAATGTTGTATTCTCACAACTCATTACCGGATATTTTTAATAATGTTAGTGAAAAATGTGATGAACCTATATGTGATATTTTTAAAGAAATTTCAAAGCTTTTATACAATCAAGAAGTAGAAAGTGTATATGAAGCTTTTAAAAAGTCATTAGTAAATCATAGCTTAAAATTAAATCTTAAAAAATATGATATAGATATAATATTAAATTTATCAAAGTCATTAGGAGAAGCAGATATAGATGGACAACAAAGTATGTTAACTCTTACATTGCGTAATATAAATAGCCAACTTGATAGTGCAGAGAAGGTAATGCAAAAAAATATAAAGATGTATAGATACTTGGGATTTTCCCTTGGAGCTATATTAGTAATTATGATGTTATAG